The DNA segment ATGAAGCCGAGGCCCTGCGGGGTGGCAACGACGCCCACGTCCCAATTCGTCTCCTGGGCTGCGGTGATCAGCCTGCTGGCATCGCCGGCGATGCCGGAGGCGCACACGACGACGTACAAGAAGGGCTTCCTGGTCTGCCGGTCCGGCTGATCACTCACGCGGGGACTCCCAGTTGACGACTGAAGCGGTGCAGTTCAGGCAGCGTACGACGGCGGTCGCGGGCGGCCATGTCGGCCACCAGCTCGCGGACGGCCGGGCGTCGGATGTCCTGGGCCGCACAGCTCTCAGCGATACGGAGGGCCTGGTAGCCATCAGCCAGGCGGCCCTGCTGGCTGTAGGCACGGCCGGCCTCGATCCACAGGGCGGCACGGCGCTCGGGGACGGGAATGTGGCGGCGCATGAGAGGTCGGGCGGTGTCCAGGGCGACGCCCGCGTCGCCAAAGACGACGGCCGCGCTGAGTCCGTGCAGGGCGACGTTGGTCGGGCTGAAGTTGGCCCAGGCATCGGGGCTGTCGAGCGCGACATAACGGGCGACGTCCTTCGCCTCGGTGAGGAAGTCCTGCGTGGCGGATCGGTCACCCCCGCTGCTGGCGGCGGTGACCCCGCGCAGAAGCAGCAGGCCGAGCGCCGCGAGGTACTTCGGGGAGCGCTGGTCATAGGAGCCCGTGAGCTGGTCGGCGGTGTGGCGGACGAGCGCGACGGCCTGGGCGGTGTGCCTGTCGCGGGCCAGGGCATGAGCGTGCACGCGGACGCTGGACGCGAGGACGACAGGGTCGCCGGAGCGTTCGGCCTCGGCCATGGCGCGCCCGACCGCGAGCCAGGCATTGCCCTGGTCGCTCTGTTTGAGCAGCAGGCTCGCCGAGGTCTGGTACGCCGTGGCAAGGAGACCGGACAGGTCAATCGAGCCAGGAGCATCTCTGGTGCCCTGTCGCAGCTGCCCGATCAAGACAGGCAGCGCGCCCTCCAGCCGGGTGTAATCACATGTGCAGAAGAGGCGGCGTACGTCGGCTACTTGGCCCCGCAGGTTCTGGAGATCCGGCACCGGTTCGGCCGTCAGACGGGCCGCTCCGGGCAGCAGTGACTGGACCAGGTCCTGGTGGGCGGCGCAGGGGATGGTCGGCGCCGCGAGCGTGGCGATGCCGGCGGCGAGAACGGTACGGCGGCGCATGTCCTCTGTCTCGGGATCGGAGGGGCTGATGTCCGAAGCGGCGGCGAGGCCGAGGCGGTGCGTAGGAATCGCCAGCACCTGCGCGACCTCGCGCAGCATGCGGACGTCGTCCGCGCCCCTGCCATTTTCCAGGCGGCTCACCTTGGACTGGTGATATCCCAGGACAGAGGCGACGTCCTTCTGCGAGCGCCGCTGTAATACGCGTGCCTGACGGATCACTTCACCGATCCGCCTCGCTTCGCTCTGCGCTTCGGCCATCTGTGCCACAGCTCCTCCCGCCGTCGCCGATCCTGCCTGCTCAACCGAGCCTAATGGACTGGTGGTTCGCCGTGATGCAGCTTCTGCATAGACGATGCAGCACCGGCACACGTCCTGGTTCGAAGGACCGGTGGAGCGGTTACGTGGAGCGGCCGAACCCATCCAGGAGGCCGCTCATGGAAGCGCACCACATCCGGATTTCCGTCTCCGGCACATCTGCCGGTGCCGCGTCCGCGCGTCGACGGATCGCGGAGGAGATACGAGCTTGGGGCACCCTCCTGGGGTCTGAAGTCCTGGACGCGGCAGAGCTGGTGGCCTCGGAGCTGATCACGAACGCGGTTCGACACGCGCCCGGAGGCCCGATCGCGGCCAGTGCCGCCCTCAACAACAAGGCACTGCGGATCGCGGTGATCGACACCAGCTCCGACATCCCCGAAGTCAGCCTGCCGGATACGGACGACGAAGGCGGACGCGGCCTGTTCCTCGTCACCGCACTCGCGGACCGCCACGGATTCGACCCGCTGCCTTCAGGCAAGCGCTGCTGGGCCGAATTCGCGTTCAGTGCACCGCTCCTTGCCGTCGCAACACATACACCCCAACAGAGGAGTTGACTGTTGCCAGCCGTACGCATTCCCCCAGTCGCCGCCGAAGTGGTCGCCGTGCGACCGAGCATTCCGCTTGCCGGCGCGGTGACCGTTGACGGATCGAAGAACGCGG comes from the Streptomyces sp. NBC_01471 genome and includes:
- a CDS encoding ATP-binding protein — protein: MEAHHIRISVSGTSAGAASARRRIAEEIRAWGTLLGSEVLDAAELVASELITNAVRHAPGGPIAASAALNNKALRIAVIDTSSDIPEVSLPDTDDEGGRGLFLVTALADRHGFDPLPSGKRCWAEFAFSAPLLAVATHTPQQRS
- a CDS encoding helix-turn-helix domain-containing protein, whose translation is MAEAQSEARRIGEVIRQARVLQRRSQKDVASVLGYHQSKVSRLENGRGADDVRMLREVAQVLAIPTHRLGLAAASDISPSDPETEDMRRRTVLAAGIATLAAPTIPCAAHQDLVQSLLPGAARLTAEPVPDLQNLRGQVADVRRLFCTCDYTRLEGALPVLIGQLRQGTRDAPGSIDLSGLLATAYQTSASLLLKQSDQGNAWLAVGRAMAEAERSGDPVVLASSVRVHAHALARDRHTAQAVALVRHTADQLTGSYDQRSPKYLAALGLLLLRGVTAASSGGDRSATQDFLTEAKDVARYVALDSPDAWANFSPTNVALHGLSAAVVFGDAGVALDTARPLMRRHIPVPERRAALWIEAGRAYSQQGRLADGYQALRIAESCAAQDIRRPAVRELVADMAARDRRRTLPELHRFSRQLGVPA